TTGGCAGTCATGGATCCTCTTTATGCTCGAAGCGGTAGAGAATACGGCGATATGGACAACGAAGAAGATCGCAGTCGTGAGGGCGCTGATGGCGGAAACCACTGGGTTCGTGCGTAAGGAGTTACCTAAAATTTACACTCATGAACTGGTGCGGGCACTCTTTGCACAACCCTATTGCCGGATTGAAAATCTCGTCGAGTCTGGCGTGGCAAAACGACAAACGGCGTCATCATATCTCAAGCAACTGGTTAAGATCGGTGTGCTTGAGGAAATGAACGTTGGGCGTGAGAAGTTGTATATTAATACCCGATTATTACTCGAATTAAATCATTAATATCCTGAAGGGGATTAACGAGACCAGTTCCTCCTGCCCCTTTTCATCTCCCTGAAATAGTTCTGTCATTTTCACTGCGTAGACTCGCCCACGTCTAAGGCATTGTTAATGAATACAATTATGAACTTAACCAAAATTTTTCGCCGCATTACTCCCCGGCAGTTTGGTTTGCTGGCGGGGATCTTCTGCATTATCGGGCTCTTTTCCGCCCTGCAAATCTCTTCTTCGGTTTTACTTTCCGTCTCGCTGCGTGATGCCCAGCGCAATGAACAGCGTAACCAGATGGCGTACCTGCAACAGGCGAAGGTCGATCAGGCCCGGATCTCGCTGCTGGCGGCGAGCGATCTGCTCAACCGCGCGGGCGTTTACTTTATGCAGGATAAAGAGACCGGTTCGGACGGGAGCTGGCACAGCCTGATGGACGAGGCGCAGCAGGCATTACGGGATTCTCAGCAGGCCTGGCAGGCGTGGCAGGCGATGCAGCCGCCGCGGGATGAGGCGCTGCTCACCAGCTATCAGCTGTTCTTCGATGCCATCCGTGAACAGGCGGACGGGCTGGTCAACAGCCAGTCGATTGACGCCTTCTTCGCCGTACCCGCCCAGGCATTCCAGGCGGACTTCAACGATAACTACGCCCGCTATCAGCAGGCCAGCGTCCAGCGCGCCGCAGAGGGGCGCCAGCTGCTGACCGCCAGTCTCTCCAGCCTGCAATCCCTGTTCCTACTGGCCCCGGTGGTTCTGCTGGCGATCGCGATAGTGGTGTGGTTTGCGATGTCGCGCTGGGTGATCGTGCCGCTGCGTCGCCTTATCGCCCATATCAATCTGCTGGCGGCGGGGGATCTCTCCTCGCCGCCGCCGGGCGTGAAGCGTTTCAACCGCGAGATTGCACAGCTTGGCGACAGCGTCGATACCCTGCAGCAGGGGCTGCAGCAGCTGGTGACCGAGGTCAGCGAGGCGACCACCTCGATGGTGACCAATATCGGGTCGCTGGCGGAGGGGAATCAGAAACTGTATCACCAGTCGGCGCGTCAGGCGCAGGAGCTGAAAGAGGTCACCGCGCACATTGCTGACCTGGAGACCCACGTCGAGGGCAACAGCGGCTACGCCAGGCTGGCAAGCTCGCGGGCGGACGAGGCGCGGGAGATGGCGGCGGGCGGGGATCGCATGATGGAGACGGTGAACGCCTCGATGGCGGCCATCGTGGAGCGATCTGCCGAGATGCGCGGCATTGTGGCGATCATCGATAACGTGGCGTTTCAGACCAATATTCTGGCGCTGAATGCGGCCATCGAAGCGGCGCATGCCGGAAATCAGGGGCGCGGTTTTGCGGTGGTGGCGCGGGAAGTGGGCCTGCTGGCGCGCAAAAGCAGCCACTCGACGCAAACCATTCAGCAGCTGATTAACCACTCGCTGCAGGGTATCGAAGATGGCTCGAAAGCGGTCACCCGGCTGGAAGATAACCTGCAGCAGGTGATCGGTCTGGTGGGCAATCTCTGCAGCTTACTGAATGAGATCTCCGTTGCCACTCTCAGCCAGGGGGACAGCATTCATCGCATGACCGGCCAGCTGCAGGCCCTGAACCAGGTCGCGCACCAGACCGATGAACTGGTGAATACCGCCTCCGTAGCCTCCCGGCGGCTGCACGATGAATCCGGCCTTTTATTACAGGCGGTATCGCGGTTCCGACTTCCTGCCTGACGTCATCCATAAGCCTCTGTTATACTCGCAGGCCGTTTTTGGCCTGTGAGCAAGGAGCAACCGATGGCTGCGAACATCAACAATCAGATGCTGGAAGCCATTCTGGCGCAAGTACGTCCTTTACTGGGTCAGGGCAAGGTGGCCGATTACATCCCGGCGCTGGCCTCGGTCAACGGCAACAAGCTCGGGATCGCCATCCGCACCGTGGACGGCCAGCGCTTCCAGGCCGGGGATGCCACCGAGCGTTTTTCCATTCAGTCGATCTCAAAAGTTCTGAGCCTGGTAGCGGCCATGCGCCAGTATGACGAGGACGAGATTTGGCAGCGTGTGGGGAAAGATCCCTCCGGCCAGCCGTTCAACTCCCTCCTGCAGCTGGAGATCGAGCAGGGCAAACCGCGCAATCCGTTTATCAACGCCGGGGCGCTGGTGGTGTGCGATATGCTGCAAAGCCGCCTCAGCGCGCCCCGTCAGCGGATGCTGGAGATTGTGCGTCAGCTCTCCGGAGTCAGCGATATTGCCTACGATACCGCGGTGGCCCGATCGGAATTCGAACACTCGGCGCGCAATGCGGCGATCGCCTGGCTGATGAAGTCGTTCGGCAATTTCCATAATGATGTGTCGACGGTCCTGCAAAACTACTTCCACTACTGCGCGCTGAAGATGAACTGTGTCGAACTGGCTGACACCTTTCTGTTTCTGGCCGCGCAGGGCTATGCGCCGCATCTCTCTGAGCCCGTGGTCACCTCGATGCAGGCCCGGCAGGTGAATGCCCTGATGGCAACCAGCGGCATGTATCAGAACGCCGGTGAGTTCGCCTGGCGGGTGGGGCTGCCTGCCAAATCCGGTGTTGGCGGCGGGGTGGTGGCGATTGTCCCGCACGAGATGGCGATTGCGGTCTGGAGCCCGGAGCTGGACGAGACGGGGAACTCCCTGGCGGGCGTCGCGGTGCTGGAACGTCTGACCCAGAAGCTGGGCCGCTCGGTCTATTAACCGGAACCTGTGCCGTGGATCTGACGGCACAACCGGTTTACCCCTTTTACTGAGTGGTGATCGTTACCCCCCCCAGTGTGATATATATTGTTGCCAAACTTTTAACATTTACCCGCGCGGGTAATAAATCATTGTTAAAAGCAACTCTATGGATTGATATTGCATGTCTTCTGCCTCCACCAGAACATTCGCGCTTTTTCAGCCGCAAAGCCCCTTGCGTAATATGGCGGGAATCGTTGTCCTGACCACGCTGTTCTATTTTATTGGCGCGCAGCTACGTCTGGTGGAGTCGCTGTCGATGTTCTGGCCGCTAAACGGTGTGATGGCGGGGGTATTTGCCCGTTACGCTTACCTGAACCGACTGCACTATTACGCGATTTCGTATATCGCCATGCTGGCCTATGACGCCATGCTGGCCTATGACGCCATCACCACCAACTGGGGCATCTCCTCGCTGGGGATTAACCTCTCGAATATGGTGTTTATTGTCACCGTTGCTCTGCTGGTCCAGCGCGACAGGCGGCTGAAAAACCGCACCCCGGATCCGGTGAATGCCCTGCGGCTGTTTAACTACTGTCTGCTGGCCGCGCTGCTGTGCGCCCTGCTCGGGGCGACGGTGTCC
This Leclercia sp. S52 DNA region includes the following protein-coding sequences:
- a CDS encoding methyl-accepting chemotaxis protein; amino-acid sequence: MNLTKIFRRITPRQFGLLAGIFCIIGLFSALQISSSVLLSVSLRDAQRNEQRNQMAYLQQAKVDQARISLLAASDLLNRAGVYFMQDKETGSDGSWHSLMDEAQQALRDSQQAWQAWQAMQPPRDEALLTSYQLFFDAIREQADGLVNSQSIDAFFAVPAQAFQADFNDNYARYQQASVQRAAEGRQLLTASLSSLQSLFLLAPVVLLAIAIVVWFAMSRWVIVPLRRLIAHINLLAAGDLSSPPPGVKRFNREIAQLGDSVDTLQQGLQQLVTEVSEATTSMVTNIGSLAEGNQKLYHQSARQAQELKEVTAHIADLETHVEGNSGYARLASSRADEAREMAAGGDRMMETVNASMAAIVERSAEMRGIVAIIDNVAFQTNILALNAAIEAAHAGNQGRGFAVVAREVGLLARKSSHSTQTIQQLINHSLQGIEDGSKAVTRLEDNLQQVIGLVGNLCSLLNEISVATLSQGDSIHRMTGQLQALNQVAHQTDELVNTASVASRRLHDESGLLLQAVSRFRLPA
- the glsB gene encoding glutaminase B — encoded protein: MAANINNQMLEAILAQVRPLLGQGKVADYIPALASVNGNKLGIAIRTVDGQRFQAGDATERFSIQSISKVLSLVAAMRQYDEDEIWQRVGKDPSGQPFNSLLQLEIEQGKPRNPFINAGALVVCDMLQSRLSAPRQRMLEIVRQLSGVSDIAYDTAVARSEFEHSARNAAIAWLMKSFGNFHNDVSTVLQNYFHYCALKMNCVELADTFLFLAAQGYAPHLSEPVVTSMQARQVNALMATSGMYQNAGEFAWRVGLPAKSGVGGGVVAIVPHEMAIAVWSPELDETGNSLAGVAVLERLTQKLGRSVY